Proteins encoded by one window of Helicobacter sp. 11S03491-1:
- the fliS gene encoding flagellar export chaperone FliS gives MRSGNAYSLYQQNSVSVESPAKLIEMLYEGILRFASQARRHMEAQDIEKKIYYINRATDIFTELLNILDYEKGGEVATYLTGLYTHQIKLLTQANVENNSQKVEMVINVAKGLLEAWREIHQNELGR, from the coding sequence ATGCGAAGTGGAAATGCTTATAGTTTATACCAGCAAAATTCAGTTTCGGTTGAATCCCCTGCTAAATTGATTGAAATGCTTTATGAGGGCATTTTGAGATTTGCTTCGCAAGCACGCAGGCACATGGAAGCTCAAGACATTGAGAAAAAAATTTATTATATTAATCGTGCTACAGATATTTTCACTGAATTGTTAAACATACTTGATTATGAGAAAGGTGGGGAAGTGGCTACTTATTTGACAGGACTTTATACCCATCAAATCAAGCTATTGACTCAAGCAAATGTGGAAAACAATTCTCAAAAAGTTGAGATGGTTATTAATGTCGCTAAAGGATTGCTTGAGGCATGGAGAGAGATACATCAAAATGAATTGGGCAGATAG
- the fliD gene encoding flagellar filament capping protein FliD, whose translation MAMGKLSSLGIGSSVLNYDVIDKLKKADEKTMVAPIDKKMEQNVEKQKELVEITTLISNLKAPVKNLSDYSPYIARTSNVTGDAIKASVGAGVPIQDIKIDVESMAQGDINEVGTKFSSRDDAFSKRDIKLKFFTNGKNYTIDIKAGMSVGDVAQAITDATKGEVTGIIMKTGGANPYQLMINSKNTGEDSRIYFGSIITSNPIPSTPISLGEGDFALNIKDKNGNNQTLNIIFDMKENMSAQDRAEALKNAIKEAIKDNPDTKDLLDSDINIGLTDNGKSLVFNDRRGYEISLSGNKVGALGFESIQSQQDNLLESNVAVKSGHLEGIINIGSVPLNLSKMTKKGNTSEQNAKIIADAIENIAGMHAKTDGAGKLILNSEIGEMRITPQDDAGKQAIKELGLQQGLIQNYSKIESEVFKFKNLQSASDAKFTYNGVSIRRPSNEINDVINGVSLSLQGTTEPGKPAIISIGRDNQAIIDNIKEFVKAYNELIPKLDEVTRYDPETRIAGIFNGVGDIRMIRSSINNLFSYTMGGGGDLQSLVKYGLSIDDKSKMILDEAKLSSAINANPQQVQDFFYGTDKKNIEGKEVHQDGVFVQLNKVLAGLVDGSNAKLKVYEDSLDRDAKNLTKDKENAMNLLKTRYDIMADRFAAYDNQIAKANNSFNAVQMMIDQSVAKKK comes from the coding sequence GTGGCAATGGGCAAACTTAGCTCCCTGGGAATAGGGAGTAGTGTTTTAAATTATGATGTAATTGACAAATTAAAAAAGGCTGATGAGAAAACAATGGTTGCTCCCATTGATAAAAAAATGGAGCAAAATGTTGAAAAACAAAAAGAGCTTGTTGAAATAACAACATTAATCAGCAACCTGAAAGCCCCTGTTAAAAACCTCTCTGATTATTCACCTTATATTGCCAGAACAAGCAATGTTACAGGCGATGCTATCAAGGCAAGTGTTGGGGCAGGAGTGCCTATACAAGATATTAAAATTGATGTAGAAAGTATGGCACAAGGGGATATTAATGAAGTAGGGACTAAATTTTCTTCAAGAGATGATGCTTTCAGTAAGCGTGATATTAAACTCAAATTTTTTACAAATGGCAAAAATTATACCATTGACATTAAGGCCGGCATGAGTGTAGGAGATGTAGCTCAAGCAATTACAGATGCTACAAAAGGCGAGGTTACAGGCATCATTATGAAAACAGGAGGGGCGAACCCTTATCAATTAATGATCAACTCTAAAAATACAGGCGAAGATAGTCGTATTTATTTTGGATCTATTATCACTTCTAACCCTATTCCAAGCACTCCTATAAGTTTGGGAGAAGGTGATTTTGCCTTGAATATCAAAGATAAAAATGGCAACAATCAGACATTAAATATCATTTTTGATATGAAGGAGAATATGTCAGCTCAAGATAGAGCAGAAGCTTTAAAAAATGCTATCAAAGAGGCAATCAAAGACAATCCGGATACCAAAGATTTGCTGGATTCCGATATCAATATCGGGCTTACAGACAATGGTAAATCTCTAGTCTTCAACGATAGAAGAGGTTATGAAATTTCACTCAGTGGCAATAAAGTTGGCGCACTTGGTTTTGAGAGCATTCAATCCCAACAAGATAATCTTTTGGAGTCCAATGTAGCTGTCAAATCAGGGCATTTAGAGGGTATTATCAATATAGGATCAGTCCCCCTAAATCTATCCAAAATGACAAAAAAAGGCAATACAAGCGAACAAAACGCAAAGATTATTGCTGATGCTATAGAAAATATTGCAGGCATGCATGCTAAAACAGATGGGGCAGGTAAATTGATTCTTAATTCTGAAATAGGGGAGATGCGCATTACCCCCCAAGATGATGCAGGTAAGCAAGCCATTAAAGAGTTAGGGTTACAACAAGGATTGATACAAAATTATTCCAAAATTGAGAGTGAGGTTTTCAAATTTAAAAACCTTCAGAGTGCCTCTGATGCAAAATTTACCTATAATGGCGTGAGTATTAGGCGTCCAAGCAATGAGATTAATGATGTTATCAATGGCGTTTCCTTAAGTCTTCAAGGAACTACAGAGCCCGGTAAGCCTGCTATTATTAGTATCGGTAGAGATAATCAGGCTATTATTGATAATATCAAGGAATTTGTCAAAGCCTATAATGAACTTATCCCCAAATTAGATGAAGTAACGCGTTATGATCCGGAGACCAGGATTGCAGGTATTTTCAATGGAGTCGGGGATATTCGCATGATTCGATCAAGTATCAATAATCTTTTTTCTTATACGATGGGTGGAGGAGGTGATTTGCAGAGTTTGGTTAAGTATGGTTTGAGTATTGATGATAAATCCAAAATGATTTTAGATGAAGCCAAGCTTTCTAGCGCTATTAATGCCAATCCTCAGCAAGTCCAAGATTTTTTCTATGGCACAGATAAGAAAAATATCGAAGGGAAAGAAGTGCATCAAGATGGTGTTTTTGTACAATTGAATAAAGTTTTAGCAGGTTTGGTCGATGGTAGTAATGCAAAACTTAAAGTCTATGAAGATTCTCTGGATAGAGATGCTAAGAATCTAACCAAAGACAAAGAAAATGCGATGAATCTTTTAAAAACAAGGTATGACATTATGGCAGATAGATTTGCTGCTTATGATAATCAGATTGCCAAAGCAAACAATTCATTTAATGCAGTTCAAATGATGATAGACCAGTCAGTTGCCAAAAAGAAATAA
- a CDS encoding FlaG family protein, whose amino-acid sequence MMIDNIQGSSASSLQNKLISLASNAGRPMKNNRNAQISSMKQTQEIDAYHEGIRQNDLKQELIALGNELNKEMKRINTDINFNYNDDIRGLVVTVREDNGDKIIREIPSKEAIELMKKMHDIVGLIFDKKG is encoded by the coding sequence ATGATGATAGATAATATACAAGGAAGTTCAGCTTCATCATTGCAAAATAAGTTAATTAGTCTTGCAAGTAATGCAGGCAGACCTATGAAAAATAATAGGAATGCTCAAATATCTTCAATGAAGCAAACTCAAGAAATAGATGCTTATCATGAAGGCATACGCCAAAATGATTTGAAACAAGAGTTAATAGCGCTTGGCAATGAGCTTAATAAAGAAATGAAACGGATTAATACAGACATAAATTTTAACTATAATGATGATATTCGAGGCTTAGTTGTTACAGTAAGGGAAGATAATGGAGATAAAATTATTCGTGAAATTCCTTCAAAAGAAGCCATTGAGCTTATGAAAAAAATGCACGATATTGTTGGGCTTATTTTTGACAAAAAAGGCTAA
- a CDS encoding peptidoglycan DD-metalloendopeptidase family protein encodes MGLYRFFLIFGIAICLHAAGIEDINKNISTNQTKLQKKNQEKATISNLLNTLGNTINQKHTQIKELNKQIEDVQKNINKNQSQNSLQEKELQNYKSTLENLEKQKVKIQDDMTNILIKDMAFIMVLNHRSPISPDDIILQEIFKTLNKDSKNKMELLSKQEASINTQISQISHNINKISLFINNQKDKKQKLQTMIGQQKKLMSNLKSELEAYDKKLKDIDNERKSLDSILSKLNILKQNKEKELLAKKAQEEQAKRANPKLSTIDSNQLQAPLDVKQMASSYRSISTMKYKGQKTISPLSSYDVEQKFGPYFDPVYKLKVFNESVTLVSKVRNAVVRNIFDGKVVYAKEVPILKKVIIVEHANQMHTIYSQLDKIAPTIKPGLRIKKGYVIGRVEQKLGFEVTQKDKHIDPLEIISKSK; translated from the coding sequence GTGGGATTGTATCGATTTTTTTTAATTTTTGGAATTGCGATTTGTTTGCATGCAGCAGGGATTGAAGACATTAATAAAAATATTAGCACCAACCAAACTAAACTACAGAAAAAAAATCAAGAAAAAGCCACTATTAGCAATCTTCTAAATACGCTTGGAAATACGATCAACCAAAAACATACCCAAATCAAAGAACTTAACAAGCAAATTGAAGATGTCCAAAAAAATATCAACAAAAATCAATCTCAAAATTCTCTTCAAGAAAAAGAACTTCAAAACTACAAAAGTACTCTTGAAAATCTTGAAAAACAAAAGGTTAAGATTCAAGATGACATGACTAATATTTTGATTAAAGATATGGCATTTATTATGGTATTAAACCACCGAAGTCCTATTTCTCCGGATGATATTATCCTTCAAGAGATTTTTAAAACCCTCAATAAAGATTCCAAAAACAAAATGGAGCTTTTGAGTAAGCAAGAGGCTTCTATCAATACCCAAATTTCTCAAATTTCCCATAATATCAATAAAATTAGCTTATTTATCAATAACCAAAAAGATAAAAAACAAAAACTTCAAACCATGATTGGACAGCAAAAAAAACTGATGAGTAATTTAAAATCTGAATTGGAAGCTTATGATAAAAAACTCAAAGATATTGATAATGAAAGAAAAAGTCTTGATAGTATCCTCTCAAAATTAAACATTTTGAAACAAAATAAAGAAAAAGAGTTGTTGGCAAAAAAAGCTCAAGAAGAACAAGCCAAAAGGGCAAATCCAAAACTTAGCACAATTGACTCCAACCAATTGCAAGCCCCCCTTGATGTTAAACAAATGGCAAGCTCTTATCGAAGTATCTCAACAATGAAATACAAAGGGCAAAAGACAATTTCCCCTCTTTCAAGCTATGATGTAGAACAAAAATTTGGACCTTATTTTGACCCTGTTTATAAATTGAAAGTTTTTAATGAATCTGTAACTTTGGTTTCTAAGGTTCGCAATGCTGTTGTGAGAAATATTTTTGATGGGAAAGTAGTTTATGCCAAAGAAGTGCCCATTTTGAAAAAAGTAATTATCGTTGAACATGCAAATCAAATGCATACAATTTATTCTCAGTTGGATAAAATTGCCCCCACAATCAAGCCGGGGTTACGAATCAAAAAAGGTTATGTAATCGGCAGAGTAGAGCAAAAATTGGGTTTTGAAGTTACGCAAAAAGATAAACATATCGATCCGTTAGAAATAATTTCAAAAAGTAAATAA
- a CDS encoding FtsX-like permease family protein, whose product MNTLKRHFSLIVPLLALLFSLQSIVLVNRAISIKEDRLSQSYSILLASNQKLSFDFIAKNIKESKGLSLINPDFLLERIKQNITEANIADIKKDLPFFYSLKLSIFPDQKRLQAINQTLLKIPGVTKVEAFSKTHNQVYRLLFLIKINVWIFASLITILSVLLIIRQIQIWRFEHSRRMEIMGFLGASVWIKNKVLFQLALIDSIVTSICISLGTFYLSLQGGFKEMIAALEIQGDIFRFGEDFLMLLCVSIAICVFCVWAVIISQRRS is encoded by the coding sequence ATGAATACTCTTAAAAGACATTTTTCATTGATTGTGCCTTTGTTGGCATTGCTTTTTAGTCTGCAGAGTATTGTTTTGGTTAATCGTGCCATATCCATTAAAGAGGATAGACTCTCTCAAAGTTATTCAATATTGTTAGCTAGCAATCAGAAATTAAGTTTTGATTTTATAGCCAAAAATATCAAAGAATCTAAAGGTCTTTCGTTGATTAACCCTGATTTTTTGCTCGAACGAATCAAACAAAATATAACAGAGGCTAATATTGCTGATATTAAAAAAGATCTCCCTTTTTTCTATTCGCTTAAACTTTCGATTTTTCCTGATCAAAAAAGACTTCAAGCTATTAATCAAACCCTCCTTAAAATACCCGGAGTTACCAAAGTAGAAGCTTTTAGCAAAACACATAACCAAGTCTATAGACTTTTATTTTTGATTAAAATCAATGTTTGGATTTTTGCTTCACTCATTACAATTTTATCTGTTTTGCTAATTATTAGGCAAATTCAAATTTGGCGTTTTGAGCATAGCAGGCGAATGGAGATTATGGGATTTTTGGGGGCATCTGTTTGGATTAAGAATAAAGTATTATTTCAACTAGCCCTTATAGATTCTATTGTAACAAGTATTTGTATTAGTTTAGGGACTTTTTACTTGTCTTTGCAAGGTGGGTTCAAAGAAATGATTGCAGCTCTTGAAATACAAGGAGATATTTTTAGATTTGGTGAGGATTTTTTGATGCTTTTATGTGTCTCTATAGCTATTTGCGTGTTTTGTGTGTGGGCTGTCATCATTTCCCAAAGGAGATCTTAA
- a CDS encoding ABC transporter ATP-binding protein — MSIIIRAKNLHLAYKKEEPIIRDANFEIKRKDFVFVSGASGSGKSTLLKSLYGNLSIFGGTLEVCNINIAQAGKRLINELRRNIGIVFQDYKLIEEWTVEKNIRLPMVISGYKKEICDSQVEKLLSHVDLLYKSNRYPLELSGGEQQRVAMARAISHRPLLILADEPTGNLDDYSSDMIWSLLKSANEQLDATVVVVTHRIPDRLNIHYRKLNIIDGEVYEYS, encoded by the coding sequence ATGAGCATTATTATTCGAGCAAAAAACTTACATTTAGCTTATAAAAAAGAAGAGCCCATTATTAGAGATGCTAATTTTGAGATTAAACGCAAAGATTTTGTATTTGTTTCAGGGGCTAGCGGGAGTGGTAAAAGCACACTTTTAAAATCGTTATATGGGAATTTATCGATTTTTGGGGGAACTTTGGAAGTTTGTAATATCAATATTGCACAAGCAGGCAAAAGGCTTATTAATGAACTACGTCGTAATATTGGCATTGTATTTCAAGATTATAAATTGATTGAAGAATGGACGGTAGAGAAAAATATACGTTTGCCTATGGTAATTAGTGGGTATAAAAAAGAAATTTGTGATTCTCAAGTGGAAAAACTTCTTTCGCATGTTGATTTGCTTTATAAGTCCAATCGTTACCCCCTTGAACTCAGTGGAGGAGAACAGCAAAGAGTGGCAATGGCAAGGGCTATTTCTCATAGACCTTTGTTGATATTAGCTGATGAACCTACAGGAAATTTAGATGATTATTCCAGTGATATGATTTGGAGTTTGTTAAAAAGCGCTAATGAACAATTAGATGCAACTGTTGTGGTGGTAACCCATAGAATTCCGGATCGTCTCAATATCCATTACAGGAAACTCAATATCATAGATGGAGAAGTGTATGAATACTCTTAA
- the trmB gene encoding tRNA (guanosine(46)-N7)-methyltransferase TrmB: MPHFLAQDIFLGELPFCDGGYEILYEAFSLKNPKESLIRVSYQANDFFVRKISRDKDILLKAEKITKPNPIGILKGALRVLSKKANVICHNLNNDSPKQTLQSKFFLKSQEISELKLKDFQIEIGFGSGRHLLKMAQDNPKQIYIGIEIHTPSIEQILRQIELSGLTNVYIVCADARILLEILPPNECEAIYVHFPIPWSKKPHRRVLNPRFLMQANRVLKKNASLELRTDDEEYFEDALKMALSFQNACVSISKNLSTEVVSKYEARWQKQQKDIFDLKIFSLQENQSDYKIEYDFKFDFLDLKNLCFPYRQQKIVKKDYFLHIYDVFKVREEKIILLISLGDFHWPINKIIIFDMKGGHYFGGNPLASIANIKAHQELLKILAEVK, encoded by the coding sequence ATGCCTCATTTTTTAGCTCAAGATATTTTTTTAGGAGAGTTGCCTTTTTGTGATGGGGGGTATGAGATTTTGTATGAAGCATTTAGTTTGAAAAATCCCAAAGAGAGTCTCATCAGGGTTTCTTACCAAGCCAATGATTTTTTTGTGAGAAAAATTTCTCGAGACAAAGATATTTTACTCAAAGCTGAGAAAATTACCAAACCAAACCCAATCGGGATTTTGAAAGGTGCTCTTCGTGTGCTGTCAAAAAAGGCTAATGTTATTTGTCATAATCTTAATAATGATTCTCCAAAACAAACACTTCAAAGTAAATTTTTTCTCAAGTCTCAAGAAATTTCAGAGCTTAAACTCAAAGATTTTCAGATTGAGATTGGTTTTGGATCCGGAAGGCATTTGTTAAAAATGGCCCAAGATAATCCAAAACAAATTTATATTGGTATTGAAATACACACACCCTCTATTGAGCAGATTTTGAGACAAATTGAGTTGTCCGGATTAACAAATGTTTATATCGTTTGTGCAGATGCAAGGATTTTGCTTGAGATTTTGCCTCCCAATGAGTGCGAGGCTATTTATGTGCATTTTCCTATTCCTTGGAGCAAGAAGCCTCATCGCCGAGTTTTAAATCCCAGATTTCTCATGCAAGCTAATAGAGTGTTGAAAAAAAACGCTTCATTAGAGCTTAGAACTGATGATGAAGAGTATTTTGAAGATGCCCTCAAGATGGCTTTGAGTTTTCAAAACGCTTGTGTGAGTATTTCTAAAAATCTATCCACGGAAGTGGTGAGCAAATATGAGGCGCGCTGGCAAAAACAGCAAAAAGATATTTTTGATTTAAAAATTTTTTCATTACAAGAAAATCAATCGGATTACAAAATAGAGTATGATTTTAAATTTGATTTTTTAGATCTCAAAAATTTATGTTTTCCTTATCGGCAACAAAAAATAGTCAAAAAAGATTATTTTTTGCATATTTATGATGTTTTTAAAGTTCGTGAAGAAAAAATTATTTTGTTGATAAGTTTGGGGGATTTTCATTGGCCTATCAATAAAATAATTATTTTTGATATGAAAGGGGGGCACTATTTTGGGGGTAATCCTTTGGCAAGTATTGCTAATATCAAGGCACATCAAGAATTATTAAAAATATTAGCGGAGGTTAAATGA
- a CDS encoding fibronectin type III domain-containing protein, with translation MKLQEKISFFIVLTLFSLLAGCASMNNNVLSLFGAEDKIDTHLPIIKNIRTINDVKSVGFEWESLGDDDISLINGFVLYRVQKGGGIKKIAVIKNPLATHYYDNALAPQTNYTYQISTLGKNGHVSPRSPLIQVKTSFIDPVESVFATQKYPKEIKIIWSPHPNPSISRYIIQRQNQKGEFLNIGVVKNRLYVEYFDKDLEDGKEYKYRVIAESFEGAKSLPSVVGIGKTKSRPLPLLGLKVSTNLAREIQIYWDKSPQKDVIKYKIYAGASPKDHFKLIGETTQTTYTDKINTDGIQKFYKVVPVDKTGIQGELPLVALEGSTLGKPPTPVILKGVVVKGEGIIQWQKISNPAIKSYAIYRYEDGFSSKPLRFRDIVKNEFIDKEMKKGKVYHYQVVSVDKNGLESLPSKEVKLLVNE, from the coding sequence ATGAAGTTACAAGAGAAGATTTCATTTTTCATTGTTTTGACACTTTTTAGTTTATTGGCAGGGTGCGCTTCCATGAATAATAATGTCTTATCGCTTTTTGGCGCAGAAGACAAGATAGATACTCATTTGCCTATCATTAAAAATATCCGAACAATTAATGATGTCAAATCTGTTGGATTTGAGTGGGAAAGTCTTGGTGATGATGATATTTCTTTGATTAATGGTTTTGTGCTTTATCGTGTGCAAAAAGGTGGGGGAATTAAAAAAATCGCTGTGATTAAAAATCCCTTAGCAACTCATTATTATGATAATGCCTTAGCCCCACAGACAAACTACACTTATCAAATCTCTACATTAGGCAAGAATGGGCATGTATCTCCAAGATCGCCTCTTATACAAGTCAAAACTTCATTTATCGATCCTGTTGAGAGTGTTTTTGCTACTCAAAAGTATCCCAAAGAAATAAAAATTATCTGGAGTCCCCACCCCAATCCCAGTATTTCCAGATATATTATCCAAAGACAAAACCAAAAGGGTGAATTTTTGAATATCGGCGTGGTTAAAAATCGCCTTTATGTGGAATATTTTGACAAGGATTTAGAAGATGGCAAAGAATATAAGTATCGTGTGATTGCAGAGAGTTTTGAAGGGGCAAAATCTTTGCCCAGTGTTGTTGGCATTGGAAAAACAAAATCCAGACCTCTCCCTCTTTTGGGACTCAAGGTAAGCACAAATTTAGCCAGAGAAATTCAGATTTATTGGGATAAATCTCCACAAAAAGATGTCATTAAGTATAAAATCTATGCCGGCGCTTCTCCCAAAGATCATTTTAAACTCATTGGGGAGACAACTCAAACAACCTACACAGATAAAATAAACACAGATGGTATCCAAAAATTTTATAAAGTTGTTCCTGTTGATAAAACAGGTATCCAAGGAGAGTTGCCTTTGGTTGCCCTAGAAGGGAGTACTCTAGGCAAACCCCCCACACCTGTTATCTTAAAAGGAGTGGTTGTGAAAGGAGAAGGGATTATTCAATGGCAAAAGATCTCCAATCCTGCTATCAAAAGTTATGCTATTTATCGCTATGAAGATGGTTTTTCTTCCAAACCTCTTCGTTTTAGAGATATTGTTAAAAATGAATTTATTGACAAAGAAATGAAAAAAGGCAAGGTCTATCACTATCAAGTTGTCAGCGTTGATAAAAATGGTTTAGAGTCTTTGCCAAGCAAAGAAGTCAAGCTTCTTGTTAATGAGTAG
- a CDS encoding RluA family pseudouridine synthase: MKQVFEVKNSHKRVDVFLSQTLEISKSQALHLVKSSLVCINHMVCKKGGESLKIGDKVMILAPPVIPCEKPSEIHRDIAIIYEDSEILLLNKPPGLVVHSAPSVKEATLVDWLKMKGFSLSSLSGEERYGIVHRLDKQTSGAIIIAKTNQAHVKLSQQLKNREMGRYYLAIIDGIMPQKMTIECQIGRHPKNRLKMANLDTFRHKRLVSRYSKSDFIPLLESKNGKFQLIGAKLYTGRTHQIRAHLQTLSKHILGDRLYGYELDMDIRIMLHAYLIYFIHPLTGKKMFFKVPVFDDMLKFLNDNFDRIILDEVTREDFIFHCFDTF, from the coding sequence ATGAAGCAAGTATTTGAAGTTAAAAATTCGCATAAAAGGGTAGATGTCTTTTTGTCTCAAACCCTTGAAATTTCTAAAAGTCAAGCTCTACATTTGGTTAAAAGCTCTCTTGTTTGTATCAATCATATGGTTTGCAAAAAAGGTGGGGAAAGCCTTAAAATTGGAGATAAGGTGATGATTCTTGCTCCCCCTGTTATTCCTTGTGAGAAACCTTCTGAAATACATAGGGATATCGCAATTATTTATGAAGATTCAGAAATTTTGCTACTCAATAAACCTCCCGGTCTTGTTGTCCATAGTGCCCCAAGCGTAAAGGAGGCTACATTGGTAGATTGGCTTAAAATGAAAGGTTTTTCATTATCAAGTTTAAGCGGGGAAGAGCGTTACGGGATTGTTCATAGGTTAGATAAACAAACAAGCGGAGCTATCATCATAGCCAAAACTAACCAAGCCCATGTCAAACTTTCCCAACAGCTTAAAAATAGAGAAATGGGGAGATATTATTTGGCTATCATTGATGGGATTATGCCCCAAAAAATGACGATAGAATGCCAAATAGGGAGACATCCGAAAAATCGTCTCAAAATGGCAAATCTTGATACTTTTAGGCACAAAAGATTGGTATCTCGATATTCTAAAAGTGATTTTATCCCGCTATTAGAGAGCAAAAATGGCAAATTCCAACTCATTGGGGCAAAACTTTATACAGGGAGGACACATCAGATTAGGGCACATTTGCAAACACTCTCAAAACATATTCTTGGGGATAGGCTTTATGGTTATGAATTGGATATGGATATTCGTATTATGTTGCATGCTTATTTGATATATTTTATACATCCTTTGACAGGAAAAAAGATGTTTTTTAAAGTTCCTGTTTTTGATGATATGTTAAAATTTTTAAATGATAATTTTGATAGGATAATTTTAGATGAAGTTACAAGAGAAGATTTCATTTTTCATTGTTTTGACACTTTTTAG
- a CDS encoding FtsW/RodA/SpoVE family cell cycle protein has translation MMIDRRILTHFDFLLLLIVFPIVAMSFFLINEASQSMSIKQSIYIATGFILFWIIFFIPFRKLEKSISVFYWLCILLLLAVDIYGTTKLGAQRWIVIPGTGLSFQPSEPVKVAIILMLANIIYHNPPPREGYHLKDFLKISFYIILPTLLILKQPDLGTALVVLLMGFSVLFLIGVNYKIWIFILIVILVASPLIYGSLHDYQRKRINDFISEKPSYHVRQSVITIGSGGIFGKSKEDSTQTQLKFLPIATSDFIFAYYVERFGFVGAMILVGLYILLILHIFSYCFIDSKDYRLRVVASAISILIFFYMGVNIAMTIGLAPVVGIPLPIFSYGGSSFITFMVLFAILENLLAFRFNFEYNSNPFKNINKKGPLAQLVRALGS, from the coding sequence TTGATGATTGACAGGCGGATTTTAACACATTTTGATTTTTTATTGCTTTTAATTGTTTTTCCAATTGTGGCAATGTCTTTTTTCCTTATCAATGAAGCTAGCCAAAGCATGAGTATCAAGCAAAGTATCTATATTGCAACAGGTTTTATATTATTTTGGATTATTTTTTTTATTCCTTTTAGAAAGTTAGAGAAAAGTATCAGTGTTTTTTACTGGCTTTGCATTCTTTTACTCTTAGCTGTAGATATTTATGGGACAACCAAACTTGGCGCTCAGCGCTGGATTGTTATTCCGGGTACAGGACTTTCATTTCAACCCAGCGAACCTGTAAAAGTTGCTATTATTTTAATGCTTGCCAATATTATCTATCATAATCCTCCCCCAAGAGAAGGCTATCATCTTAAAGATTTTTTAAAAATTAGTTTTTACATTATTCTCCCTACCCTTCTTATACTCAAACAACCTGATTTAGGGACAGCGCTTGTTGTTTTGTTGATGGGGTTTAGTGTTTTGTTTTTGATAGGGGTAAATTATAAAATTTGGATTTTTATTTTGATTGTTATTCTTGTTGCTTCTCCACTCATTTATGGCTCTCTCCATGATTACCAACGCAAAAGAATCAACGATTTTATTTCTGAAAAGCCAAGTTATCACGTCAGACAATCTGTCATTACAATCGGTTCAGGAGGTATTTTTGGTAAATCCAAAGAAGATTCAACGCAAACACAACTCAAATTCCTACCAATTGCAACAAGTGATTTTATCTTTGCCTATTATGTAGAACGCTTTGGATTTGTTGGCGCTATGATTCTTGTAGGGCTTTATATATTACTCATTTTGCATATTTTTTCATATTGTTTTATAGACTCCAAAGATTATCGTTTGAGAGTGGTTGCAAGCGCAATTTCAATTCTTATATTTTTTTATATGGGTGTCAATATTGCAATGACTATAGGATTAGCTCCTGTAGTAGGTATTCCTTTGCCTATTTTTAGCTATGGAGGGAGTAGTTTTATTACCTTTATGGTCCTTTTTGCCATCTTAGAAAACCTGCTTGCCTTTAGGTTTAATTTTGAGTATAATTCCAACCCTTTTAAAAACATCAACAAAAAAGGACCCTTAGCTCAGCTGGTCAGAGCGCTCGGCTCATAA